From the Hylaeus volcanicus isolate JK05 chromosome 4, UHH_iyHylVolc1.0_haploid, whole genome shotgun sequence genome, one window contains:
- the LOC128875609 gene encoding putative peptidyl-tRNA hydrolase PTRHD1, translating to MSDIIQYVVVREDLLKTMGWPIGAIIAQACHACTAVTHLFYNDNYTQAYLANLDDMHKVVLEIPDETSLHTLCSKLKSDDIDHKLWFEQPENIPTCLVTKPYPKDKVKSYFKKYKLLKM from the exons ATGAGCGATATAATTCAATATGTGGTGGTACGGGAAGACCTCTTAAAGACAATGGGATGGCCTATAGGTGCAATCATAGCTCAAGCATGCCATGCATGCACTGCTGTTACTCATCTTTTTTATAATGACAATTACACTCAAGCCTACCTCGCCAATTTAGATGATATGCACAAGGTTGTTCTCGAA attCCAGATGAGACCAGTTTACACACGTTatgttcaaaattaaaaagcgACGACATCGATCATAAACTGTGGTTCGAACAACCTGAAAACATTCCAACATGTTTGGTAACAAAACCTTATCCTAAGGATAAGGTGAAatcgtattttaaaaaatacaaattacttaaaatgtaa